Genomic window (Gemmatimonadota bacterium):
CCGAGCGCCCCCAGGATCTCCCTTGCCGCGTGCTCTCCGCTCTCGCACTCGCGGCAAGCGATGGTGGCCCTCTCCACCCGGACGCCGAAGCCTATCTGAACGCGGCCAACCTACCGCCCCCGTCCAGCAAGGTGGGCCAATGAGCGGTGGCGGTGAATGCGAGGAGGCGGGACGAGGCGGGCGATGCGTTCGGGAAGCTCGATCGGCGTGAGCCAGAGCTCGGTGCGGCCGCTCGGGTCCGGGCCAGGGAGACGGTAGACGAGCCGGGCGTCTGGTGAGGCGAGAGCGGCGATTCCCCCGGGTGCATACAGGCGCTCGAGAGCGAGAGGCCCCCTTGCGCAGTAGCGCACGAGGCGCTCGAGGCCGGCCCGATCGTCTGCCTCGATTCGCACCGAGGCGTCCACGCTGAACCCGCCGGTCCCCTGCCAGGCGAGCATGTCGGCCGCGGCGTCGTCGGCTAGAAGCCCTCGACTTCGGAACGCGCGAAGCACCCGGTGCTGCACGAGCCGCGCCAGCTCCTCCGAGTGCTCCGGCCCGAACCAAGCGGCCTCATAAAACTGGACGTCGGCGGGACCGTCGGTCGCGGCGTTCGCCGCGGTCGGTGGAGCTTCGCTGAGCACCCCATCCACGGCGAGGACGTGGAAGTGGAGCCGAGTGGCCGAGATGGTGGCAGCGCACCCGTCGGTGATCCGCGATACCTTCGAGCCAAGCTCGAAGAACTGCGGGTTCCGGGAGTTCCTGAACCTTTGCGGGAAGGAGACCGCCGCGATCTCCAAGCCCACGGGCGCCGTCGGGCCAGTCCGGCGGAGTGTCGCCCGGCGGGCCGCGTCGTTCCCGCGGTCAGAGCTTCGCTAGCGGCACCTGCTTCGAACGTCGCAGCGTTCTGTCCCGTGTCACCAACGGCACGTTGTGCACCACGCTCGTGGCGG
Coding sequences:
- a CDS encoding transposase, which translates into the protein MGLEIAAVSFPQRFRNSRNPQFFELGSKVSRITDGCAATISATRLHFHVLAVDGVLSEAPPTAANAATDGPADVQFYEAAWFGPEHSEELARLVQHRVLRAFRSRGLLADDAAADMLAWQGTGGFSVDASVRIEADDRAGLERLVRYCARGPLALERLYAPGGIAALASPDARLVYRLPGPDPSGRTELWLTPIELPERIARLVPPPRIHRHRSLAHLAGRGR